A window from Buchnera aphidicola (Mindarus abietinus) encodes these proteins:
- a CDS encoding 3-hydroxyacyl-ACP dehydratase FabZ family protein produces the protein MNIIFNKDEIKKVLPHRNPFLLVDKVLDFERNKYIKTTKLIKKNDLFLKGHFPKFPVLPGVYIMEIMAQSSCFLLLKSQKKILLKDFYCLSSIEKCNLKTFVFPEQRIFIKVFIKKKIL, from the coding sequence ATGAATATTATTTTTAATAAAGATGAAATAAAGAAAGTCTTGCCTCATAGAAATCCTTTTTTATTAGTAGATAAAGTTTTGGATTTTGAGAGAAATAAATACATAAAAACTACTAAATTAATTAAAAAAAATGATTTATTTTTAAAAGGTCATTTTCCTAAATTTCCTGTTCTTCCAGGTGTATATATTATGGAGATAATGGCTCAATCTAGTTGTTTTTTATTATTAAAAAGTCAAAAAAAAATACTTTTAAAAGATTTTTATTGTCTTTCTAGTATAGAAAAGTGTAATTTAAAGACTTTTGTTTTTCCTGAACAAAGAATTTTTATAAAAGTTTTCATAAAAAAAAAAATCTTATAA
- the uppS gene encoding polyprenyl diphosphate synthase, with translation MNIKIRNFPSHIAIIMDGNGRWAKKRGKPKIFGHQEGIKAVYRSIQFALFNNIEVLTLYAFSNENWKRSSIEVRNLMFLFEKILKKDVLNLNKYNIKLKILGNKKKLHSALQKQIKISELLTSKNKGLKLNIALNYGGRQDILRGVKNIVNKIFLGKLDISDLQEDTFSSVLSTKFLPPVDLLIRTGGNIRISNFLLWEIAYSELYFTDIFWPDFNSRSFTKAINQFKKRKRNFGK, from the coding sequence ATGAATATAAAAATAAGAAATTTTCCTTCTCATATTGCTATTATTATGGATGGAAATGGTAGGTGGGCAAAAAAAAGGGGGAAACCTAAAATTTTTGGTCATCAGGAAGGAATTAAAGCTGTTTATCGGTCTATTCAATTTGCTTTATTTAACAATATTGAAGTTTTAACTTTATATGCATTTAGTAATGAAAATTGGAAACGTTCTTCGATAGAAGTTAGAAATCTAATGTTTTTATTTGAAAAAATATTAAAAAAAGATGTTTTAAACTTAAACAAATATAATATTAAATTAAAAATTTTAGGAAATAAAAAAAAATTACATTCTGCTTTGCAAAAACAAATAAAAATTTCTGAGTTATTAACTAGTAAAAATAAAGGATTAAAACTTAATATTGCACTTAATTATGGAGGTCGTCAAGATATTTTACGAGGTGTAAAAAATATTGTAAACAAAATTTTTTTAGGTAAATTAGATATAAGCGATCTTCAAGAAGACACCTTTTCTTCAGTATTATCTACAAAGTTTTTACCTCCAGTGGACTTATTAATTAGAACTGGAGGAAATATTCGTATTAGTAATTTTTTACTTTGGGAGATCGCTTATTCAGAGTTATATTTTACTGACATATTTTGGCCAGACTTTAATAGTCGGTCATTTACAAAAGCTATTAATCAATTTAAAAAAAGAAAAAGAAACTTTGGGAAATAA
- the frr gene encoding ribosome recycling factor — MVENIQKYVNKKMEECIVKFKKKINTIRTGRVSTDILNGIFIEYYGKKIELKKIANITIENSQTLKVTPFENSIQKLIEKKIISSNLGLNPISKGNTILIKIPFLTEERRKELVKIVKNDTEKVRINIRNIRRDAKEKIKKLLIDKVITKDKDYTFQSNLQIKTNFFIKKIDNILKKKELELMNF, encoded by the coding sequence ATGGTTGAAAACATTCAAAAATATGTTAATAAAAAAATGGAAGAATGTATTGTAAAATTTAAAAAAAAAATAAATACAATAAGAACAGGTAGAGTTTCAACTGATATATTAAATGGAATTTTTATTGAATATTATGGAAAAAAAATAGAATTAAAAAAAATAGCTAATATTACGATAGAAAATTCTCAAACGTTAAAAGTAACTCCGTTTGAAAATAGCATTCAAAAATTAATAGAAAAAAAAATTATTAGTTCTAATTTAGGTTTAAATCCTATTTCTAAAGGAAATACTATTTTAATAAAAATTCCTTTTTTAACAGAAGAACGAAGAAAAGAATTAGTGAAAATTGTAAAAAATGATACTGAAAAAGTTCGTATTAATATTAGAAATATTCGAAGAGATGCAAAAGAAAAAATAAAAAAATTATTAATTGATAAAGTAATTACTAAAGATAAAGATTATACTTTTCAAAGTAATTTACAAATAAAAACAAATTTTTTTATAAAAAAAATAGATAATATTTTAAAAAAGAAAGAATTAGAATTAATGAATTTTTAG
- the tsf gene encoding translation elongation factor Ts: MSKEVNASLVKKLRDRTGAGIMECKNALVKMEGNLEKSIDFLKTIGEIKAEKRSFYGTKQGKIFLKVEKKAAAILELNSETDFVAKEKNFLLFGKKIVDEILLKKTNDLNYIKSIFEKEKKEIISKVGENIKICRIHFLIGTNIVSYMHHNNTIGVILDISSDNDLFSKNIAMHIAASKPKYLSPNIIPEKVLIREKKIFLNSLKKMNKSNEIMEKIMEGKINKFKDEISLTGQDFVFEPKKKVSQLLKLYNSQVISFIRFEVGEIS; the protein is encoded by the coding sequence ATGAGTAAAGAAGTGAATGCTTCTCTTGTAAAAAAATTAAGAGATAGAACCGGTGCAGGTATTATGGAATGTAAAAATGCTTTAGTTAAAATGGAGGGGAATTTAGAAAAATCAATTGATTTTCTTAAAACAATAGGTGAAATTAAAGCAGAAAAAAGATCTTTTTATGGAACAAAACAAGGCAAGATTTTTTTAAAAGTAGAAAAAAAAGCAGCTGCTATACTAGAATTAAATTCTGAAACTGATTTTGTGGCAAAAGAAAAAAATTTTCTTTTATTTGGAAAAAAAATTGTTGATGAAATTTTATTAAAAAAAACAAATGATTTAAATTATATTAAATCAATTTTTGAAAAAGAAAAAAAAGAAATTATTTCCAAAGTAGGAGAAAATATTAAAATTTGTAGAATACATTTTTTAATTGGAACTAATATAGTTAGTTATATGCATCATAATAATACAATAGGAGTAATTTTAGATATTAGTTCTGATAATGATTTATTTTCAAAAAATATAGCTATGCATATTGCGGCTAGTAAACCAAAATATTTGAGTCCAAATATTATTCCCGAAAAGGTACTCATTAGAGAAAAAAAAATTTTTTTAAATTCTCTTAAAAAAATGAATAAATCGAATGAAATCATGGAAAAAATTATGGAGGGAAAAATAAATAAATTTAAAGACGAAATTTCTTTAACAGGACAAGATTTTGTTTTTGAACCTAAAAAAAAAGTTTCTCAATTACTTAAATTATATAATTCCCAAGTAATTTCTTTTATAAGATTCGAGGTTGGAGAGATTTCATAA
- the rpsB gene encoding 30S ribosomal protein S2 yields MSIVSMRDMIKAGVHFGHQTRYWNPKMKPFIFGIRNKVHIINLEKTLPMFNTVLLELKKIVSRKGKILFVGTKKAASKIVKESANACKHFYVNHRWLGGMLTNWKTVRQSIKNLKNLEIQSKDGTFEKLTKKEVLIRKKQLKKLENSLGGIKNMGGLPDCLFVIDAEHEQISIKEANHLGIPVFAIVDTNSNPDGINYIVPGNDDAIRAIKLYLDAITTLIHGINVKNNKNIRFFNKAK; encoded by the coding sequence ATGTCAATAGTTTCTATGCGGGATATGATAAAAGCAGGAGTACATTTTGGTCATCAAACCAGATATTGGAATCCTAAAATGAAGCCGTTTATTTTTGGAATAAGAAATAAAGTGCATATTATTAATTTAGAAAAAACACTTCCTATGTTTAATACTGTTTTACTTGAACTAAAAAAAATTGTTTCTAGAAAAGGAAAAATTTTATTTGTTGGGACAAAAAAAGCAGCTAGTAAAATAGTAAAAGAATCAGCAAATGCTTGCAAGCATTTTTATGTCAATCATCGTTGGTTGGGAGGTATGTTAACAAATTGGAAAACAGTTCGTCAATCTATTAAAAATTTAAAAAATTTAGAAATACAATCTAAAGATGGAACTTTTGAAAAATTAACTAAAAAAGAGGTCTTAATTAGAAAGAAACAATTAAAGAAATTAGAAAATAGTTTAGGCGGAATAAAAAATATGGGAGGTTTACCGGATTGTTTATTTGTTATTGATGCTGAACATGAGCAAATTTCTATAAAAGAAGCTAATCATTTAGGAATTCCGGTTTTTGCTATTGTAGATACGAATTCCAATCCTGATGGAATTAATTATATTGTTCCTGGTAATGATGATGCTATTAGGGCAATTAAATTATATTTGGATGCTATTACTACTTTAATTCATGGAATAAATGTTAAAAACAATAAAAACATACGATTTTTTAATAAAGCAAAATAA